In Bifidobacterium adolescentis ATCC 15703, the sequence CGCGTCGGCTACGTCAGGCCGCCCACCGTGGCCGAATGGATGGACCACTGGCTGACGGACGTGTGCAAGCCGCGCCTCAAGCCCCGCACCTGGGGCACGTACGCGTCCGTCATCGCGAACAACATCGTCCCCTCCATCGGCGCCGTCAGGCTCGACGAGCTCAAGCCCGCGCACTTCCGCCGCATGGAACGCTACGTCATGGACGAGCAGGGCAAAAGCTCCGGCACCGCGGGCAGCGCGTGGCGCACCCTGCACAAGGCTCTGGAGGACGCCGTATTGGAGGGCGTCATCGAACGCAACCCCGCCGTCAAGGGCACCGCGCCCCGCGTGGCGTTGAAGGAACGCGCCGCCCTGACGCCCGAACAGGCCGCCGACCTCATCGCCGCGGAGACCGACGACACCTGGCGGCTCATGTGGATGCTGGCCTTCATGACCGGCATGCGCCAGGGCGAACGGCTGGGCCTGACCGAAGACGAACTCAGGCGCGACGGCGACCGGCTCATCATCCTGGTCGAATGGCAGGCCCAGCACTTGACGAAACGCGAGGTCGAGGGACTGCCCAAGGGCGTCGAATGCACGCCGCTCGGCAACGGCATGTACCGCACGCGCCCCAAGACCGAGAAGGGCCGCCGCGCCATACCATTGCCCGAGGCCCTCGCCGACCAGCTGCTCGCCTACATCGAACGCCACGGCGTGAACGGCGACGGGCTCGTGTTCCACGACGACCGGGGACTGCCCCTGACCGGCTGCGTGGAACGCAGGCGCTGGTACCGGGCCCTGGACCGCGTCGGCCTGGGCCACGAGTACGTGCCCCACTCCGCCCGCCACACCACCGCGACCATCCTGAACCGGCTCGGACTGGACGACGTGACCCGCACCGCCATCATGGGCCACAGCAGGGTCAGCACGACGAACGAGATCTACACGCACGTCGAGCTCGACCGGCTCGTCGCCGCCACCGACGGCGTGGAGAGGGCCATCGAGGGCTAGGCGCGAAAAGACCCGCGGCCTATTCGGCAAGGCCGTGGGCCATGGGCGCGGAATGGCATGGGGACTTTCATGATCTTCCGTCGCGCGCCGACCAACCGGGGATGACGCCGGATGCGGGTCTCAGACGAGCCGCAGCTCCTTGCCTCCGGGCAGGGAGGCGGTGACGTGCAATGTTCCGCCGATGCCTTCGAGATAGCGTTTCAGCGTGTCCACCTTGATATGGTCCACGTCGCCCGACTCGATGACGCTTATCCTCTTCTGGCTGACCCCCAGGGCCTGCGCCAATCGCTTCTGGGTGACGTGTTCGGCCTTGCGGGCCTCCTTGAGCTCGTAGAGCCGGATCTCCTCCAACATGCGCCGTTTCTCGGCCTCGACCTCGTCGCGGGTGATGCCGCTGTCGGCCATGAACCGCTCCGGTGTGTAGCTCATCGGTCCGTCTCCTTTCCGTACCGCTCCTCCAGCCATACGAGATAGCGCCGTTCGGCTTCAGGTATGGCCTTCCGATACCATTTGTCCCATTTCCGCTGCTTGTCTCCGCCCACCAACATGATCGCCTTCCGCTTCGGATCGAACACGAACAGTATGCGTATCTCGCTTCTACCGGAAGATCCGGGCCTGAGCTCCTTCATCGAGGGGATGAGGCTCGACCCTTTTATCTTGCCGACTATCGGACGTTTGAGGTCAGGCCCCTGCTCCTCCAACAATGACACGGCGGCGAGTATCTGCACCCGCGATTTATGGTCGAGCGTGTTCAGCCAATCGGCTATGGGTTCCAATTCAACTTTCCACACACCCGCAAATATACCATATAAGGTATGTCCCCGCAAATCGGCGAAACAGCAAGGGCATACCGCAAAAAACACGCGAGAACACATCGCCAAAGGCGACGCCCCACGCCCGAGGCCACATGGCATCCGGCACCGGCCCCGCGGACGACAAGGCATGACGGCATCACGGGCGAACGCATGGGAGAAAAGACCGAAACAACGCTAGAGTGGACGGCATGGGAGACTTCGCAATGTTCGGCCGCGCGATGGCGGACCGCCATGGCGTCGGCATCATCGTCAGCATCGACTACCACGGCGCCTCCTACGGCATACAGACGCCGCGACTGCTCTGCAAGCACCTGACCGCCGCCGAGGTCCACCCCGTACCCGCGGGACTGACACTGGCCCACCGGCTCGGCCCGGACGCCACGCCCGCGCGCCGGTTCGCCGCGACGGCCGTGGACGACGGCGCGTTCCAACGCCTGTTCGAGGCGTACAAACCCGACTCCGACGCGCCGGACCATCTCCTCCACCGGCAGACGCGGTACGCGTTCGCCCAAGCCGCCGAAACGCTCAACTGGCGGGGCATGGCCGACGCCATGGCCACGCTTCCCCGCGTCACGTCCCTGTCGCCGTCCGCCACGCTCTACGACTGGGCCATGGATGTGATGTCGGCCGCATGCGACGGCACGGCGATGCCGGAACGGCCGCACGGCTTGGACGCCGAACGCGCACGCGCCGAGAGGCGGTCGAAGGCCATCATGCCGACCACATTCGCGGCGCTCTGCGAACGCGAGCGGTTGGCGGCGTTCGCGGACGTGTGCCGCCAGTGGCGGGTTCTAGGCCAAGTCGTCGAGGCTCCGGCGGATGGACGCCACCACCGGGTCGGACAATGCGGTGCCGACGCCCGGCACGCTTCGCAACGATCCGATCCTGGCGAGCCGCATGCGCGCGTCGGCCGTCTCCACGGCGGACAACGGCCTGTGGAATCCGCGCTCCCATTGTCCGGCGAACATGTCCGGATCGGCGCCGTCGTACAGGACGCCGCCGTCGCGGTCGATCACGGTGAGCCTGTCGACCAGCAGCGACGCGGCGACGGCGCGGACCGTGGCGGGCAGGTTCGCCACCGCGTTGTCATGCGCCTCCGCGGGCGTCCAACGCGCCGGCAATCCGACCGAACGGTCCCGGTAGTAGCGTTCCAGCATCGCCAGCCGCGACAGGACCGGCGGCACGGCCAGCGCGGCCCCATACGCGAGACGTCCAGCGTCCAGCATGAATTGAACGGGAACGTGGAACGGAGCCAAACGCCCTCCTGCGTGCGAAGCCAGTCGACGGGACCGGCCTCGCGGTAGAAGCCCGGGTTGGAAGAGATATACGGTCTGGTTGGTTTTCTTTCGATGCCGTCGTCCATGCCGGCCTCCATGCGTTCCAGAAGACTTTCCCGTCGATGGCGCCCGGTCCCGCGACGCATAGCCACATGGCATGACAGATTCGAGGAAACCATCCACGGCCGGCCCCAAGGAGAAACCCTACGTGCCCATCGAGCACCGCCCGCTATTGGGCGTGTCCGAAGCGGCCGCCCTGACCGGACTGGGGACGAGAAGATCGTCCGCCAGGCCATACGCCAAGGCGAGCTCATCGCCTGCTACGCCCATTCGTCGACCAAACGCATCCGCCGGCGTGACCTCGACGACTGGATCTCATCCCTGCCCGAACGGCCCCAATAGACGGGCCCGACGGATACGACACGGCCCCCGCATGGCTCCTTCGAGTCGTGCGGGGGTCGTGTCTTTTCCGGACGTAAGTACACCTTAAGTACACCTAGTACCTATACTGAACCCTGAAACGTAGTCGGCAGTAGGGCTCAGGGGTTCCGACTATCAGATGTGGAAGTACAGCTCGTACTCCAGCGGGGTCGGGGCCAGACGAGCCTGGTCGATCTCGCCGCGCTTGATGCTGATCCAGGTGTCAATCAGGTCGTCGGTGAAGACGTCGCCTGCGGTGAGGAAGTCGTGATCTTCCTCAAGGGCGTCCATGGCCTCAGCCAGGGAGCTCGGAACCTGCTTGATGCCAGCGTGCTCTTCCGGCGGCAGCTCGTACAGGTCCTTGTCGACCGGTGCCGGAGGTTCGATGTGGTTCAGGATGCCGTCCAGGCCTGCCATCAGCTGTGCGGAGAAGGCGAGGAACGGGTTGCAGGACGGATCCGGAGCGCGGAACTCGATACGCTTCGCAGCCGGGGAGGTGCCGGCCAGCGGAATACGGATGGCGGCGGAGCGGTTACGAGCGGAGTACACCAGGTTGACCGGAGCCTCGAAGCCCGGGACCAGACGGTGGTAGGAGTTCAGAGACGGGTTGGTGAAGGCGAGCACAGAGGAAGAGTGCTTGATCAGGCCGCCGATGTACCAGCGGGCGAGGTCGGACAGACCGCCGTAGTTCTTCTCATCGTAGAACAGCGGCTTGCCGTCCTTCCACAGGGACTGGTGGCAGTGCATGCCGGTACCGTTGTCGCCTGCGATCGGCTTCGGCATGAAGGTGGCGGCCTTGCCAGCGAGGGCAGCGGTCTCGTGGACGACGTACTTGTACTTCATCAGGTCATCGCCTGCGTGCTGCAGGGAGTTGAAGCGGTAGTTGATCTCCTGCTGGCCAGCGCCTGCCACCTCGTGGTGGGAACGCTCGAGAATCAGGCCGACCTTCTGCAGGTTGGCGACCATGTCGTCGCGCAGGTCCTGGGTGTGGTCAATCGGCGGAACCGGGAAGTAGCCCTTCTTGACGCGGTTCTTGAAGGCGATGTTCGGGGTGCCGTCATCTTCGGTGTCAATGCCGGAGTTCCACGGAGCCTCGATGGAGTCCACCTCGTAGAAGGAGCGCTGCATGCTGTTCTCGAAACGTACCTTGTCGAAGATGAAGAACTCGGCTTCCGGAGCGAAGGAAGCGGTATCGGCGATGCCGGTGGACTTCAGGTAAGCCTCGGCCTTGCCGGCAACCTGACGCGGGTCGCGGGAGTACGGCTCGTCGGTCAGCGGGTCGACGATGGAGAATGCCACGTCGAGGGTCTTGTGCTTGCGGAACGGATCGATGAATGCGGTGGAAACGTCCGGCACCAGCTTCATATCGGACTCGTTGATGGCCTGGAAGCCTTCCACGGAGGAGCCATCGAACGGCATGCCGTCGGTGAAGGCGTCCTTCAGGAATTCGCTTGCCGGCACGGTGAAGTGCTGCTGAACACCGATCAGATCGGTGAAGCGAACGGAGACATACTCAATGCCTTCCTTGTTGATAAGGGCCTCAGCATCAGCCTTGGTTTCAAGTGCAGTCACGGGACCGCTCCTTTCGAATAAGTTACTTACAGGCTATTAGTCTATGGTCGCGAGTTTCGCTCACTCGCCATTTGGGTTACGAGAATGTTTCGTAATGACATATTCGAGGTGTGATTTCGCGGAAAATCACGATTCGATTGTTACGAACAGCCACGTCCGCCCCTTCAGAAGCGTTCATTTAATGGACAGGCAGCATGAAAAAGGTCCCGATCGTATGAATACGATCGGAACCTTCCGTGACATCATGCGGGTGCTATGACCGTCAGCGGCCGCGCATGGCGCGACGGCTGACGCGCTGCGGATGCATCGGGTCGACGCCCTTCGGCACGCTCATGCCGTTCTTCAGCTGCAGAGTGCGCAGACGCTCGTTGAGCACCGTGAGCTCGGTCTTGGTGAGCACGAAACGAGTCCTCGGATGGATGGCGGCCATCAGCTTGTTCTTGTGATGGGTCGGCTGGTAGCTCTTGAACTTGAGCAGCGTCTTGCGCACGTCCTTGAGGCGGGTCTGGTTTGCGCCGGTGCCGACGTACATACGGTAGACCGGGATTTCGGAGCCGGCGGTCACGCCCTTGATGCGCTGCTCCTGACGATCCATGGCTCGCTTGACGCGATTGTAATCGCCTTCGCCCAGCAGATAGATGCCGTTGTAACCGGTACCGCGCCAGATGGCGTCCTTGGTCTTCGGGTCAATCCACACCGGTTCCTGGGGGAAGTTGAAGCCGGCCTTGCTGATGTTGCCGAGCACGCTTACTGCGGCACCGGGACGACCTTCGATCTTGGCGTAGCCGACCTTGTCGGCACGCTTGGTGAGCATCATGGTGGCGAACAGCACGCCCAGCATGACGGCAAGAATCATGAACAGGATCCAGCTGAACACATGCCACTTGAATATGACGCCCAGTACGACGAACACGACAATCGGTGCCACGAACACGCCACCGCACAGCCACGGAAGCGCCTTATCCTCAGCTTGGGTGTATTTGAAGATCTGGATGATCTGGCTGATGGTGCCTTGCTTCTTCTGCTTCTTTTTCTCTGCTTTATCTGCCATCGACTTCCTCGCTTGACGGTTCGGTTACACACACTGGGACGATAGTTTATCAGGAACCATGCCATTTATGGTGCGACTGCGCTATTCTACTCCGCCTATCTCGTATGCAGCGGGCGTCCGTCCGCTTTCAGCAACGCCTCACCGAGCGTCTCGCTGAACGTGGGATGCGGGTGGATGAGCCGTGCCGCATCGGCAAGCGGGACACGGTTGCCGACCAACTGTTCGGCTTCCGCTATCAAATCACTGGCGATTGGGCTGACGATGTGCACGCCCAACACCACCTGCATATCAGGATTGTTCGCAAACGCACCGCTGACGACGGTCATCGATCCGCCTTCCCCGCTCATCAGCATGCGCGCGTTGGACAGCATCGGGTATGCCGTCTCCTTCGGCTCGACCACGTCTTCGCGCGCTTTTGCCTGGTCGAGCGTCAATCCGACGCTTGCTGCTTCGGGGAAAGAGAACACCACCTGTGGCACGGTGTCGTCAAGCACGGGTTTTGGATCGGCTCCGGCGATTTTCTCAGCGATGGTGATGCCTTGTTCAAAGGCGCGGTGGGCCAGCGCATGACCTGGAGTGATGTCTCCCAGCGCCCACACGCCATCAAGGTTCGTCCGTCCGTATCCGTCGACGGTCACGTATCCTCGTTCGTCGAGCTTCAGGCCGCTGGAGCGGAACCAGTCGGCGTCGGTATTGGGCACACGTCCGATGGCGGCAAGCACCACTTCGCCGTAAGCGGTGCGGTCCTCATCGGAATCGCCCTGCCGATAGTGCACAGTGGCCCCTAGGTTCGCGCCAGTGTCGACACGGTCCACCGCGGTGCGTGCGATCACGTTCACTCCCCTGCGTTTCAGCTCACGTGTCAGCGTCATCGAAGCACGGCGTTCCCATGTGGACAGCACGCGGTCCTTACGAATCAGCAGTGTCACTTCGCAACCGGCGGCATTCCACAGCGACGCGAATTCCAATGCCACCGCACCCGCACCGATAATCACCGCGCTGGAGGGCAAGGTATTCAGCTCCAACGCCTGGGTGGAATCGATCAGCGCGCCGGCGAACGGATTTCCAGGCAACGCAAGCGGACGCGATCCGGTTGCCAACACGACGTCGTCGGCATCAATCGCAAGTTCCGTTTCAACCGGTTCGAACACGCCGGCTTCCACGGACCGCGATACCTGCGTCTCCCCCTCAGCCGGCGTGACACGTACTGTATGCGCGTTCTGCAATGCCGCGCAACCGCGGAATACGGTGACGCCGCGATGCGCCAGCAGGCCCGTCAGCCCTTTCGTCATCGTTTCCACGGTGGAGACGCGGAAATCACGTAATCTGCCGAAATCGATGCTCTGCAGCGTGGCGTTGATGCCCATGCGTTCGGCGTTATGGATGGTTTCGACGCTATGCACGGCAGTCAACAATGCCTTCGATGGGATGCATCCGCGGTTGAGGCATGTGCCACCGAGCGTACCGTCACGTTCGATCAACGCCACCGATTTGCCGAGTTCCGCGGCACGCAGTGCCGTAGAGTAACCGCCGGGGCCGGCTCCGATGATAGCGATGTCGAAATGCTGTTGAACCATATTGAATCCCAATTCGTTCCTCATTGATTCGTTTGCACGCACGTGAAGTGAGCTTTTGTTCGATGCGAGCAATCGTTTTCCATGGTAATGGAAAAGCCGTCAGTTGTTCGCTGACGGCTTGAAAAATCACCGGCGGTTCTCGATACCGATCACTCCGGCCAGTGTCCACGCTTCGGGTAACGAGGCTTCGGAAGCCTCCAACGGCGAATCTGGAGGGCACGGCTCCACGCATAGGAACCGGAACGCATGCCCTTGGCCACGGACTGCTCACCGAATTTCTCGATGAGCTTCTTCTTGAGCTTGTGCCACATGACCGCCACGTCGATAATCACGGCGAACAAGTAGACATACATGATCAGCATGAGCGGCAACGCCAATGCAGGCCACTTGTAGGTGACGACCATGGATCCGATCAGGATTATGAACGCGACCGGGATGAAGAACTCGCCCAGATTGAAGCGGGCATCGACGTAGTCACGGATGTAGATGCGCCACGGCAGACGTTCCGACTTCGGCATGTGGTTGATGTCGCCTCTCTGCATGGCATCGTACTCGGCGTTCTCACGCTCACGCATACGAGCCTTGGCGGCTTTACGGCTTGCCTCGCGATCCTTGGGGACCAGCGGACGGAGATTCTGCGCCTGGGCGTCCTTGCGCTTCGGGGTTGGACGGCCCTTGCCGGAGGTCGGCTGTGCAGCCTTGCTCTCGACGTTCTCCTGCGCCGGTTCTTCCTTCTTGGTAAACAAACTCATGCCTATAGAGCGTAAGGTGACGTATCGACGCTCGATGCCGCCCGCGGTGCCGTCTGCGTTGCGGTTCAAGCTGCGATTCAAGCTGCGGTCGGACGGTCTGCAAAGAACAGATACAATGGACATTCGTCACACGATATTCAATCCGCGTAATACACACGCATATATAGGGAGCATCAAGGATTATGACAGCTTTAGGAGCCGAAGAGATCCGCACGCGCGTCGAGTCGGATTTCAACCGCATCGTCGACGTGTTGAACCAGAAGATCGCCTTGCAGTCGATTTCCGCGAAAGGCATCACCGCCGATCATATGAAGCGTTCCGCGCAATTCGTGGCGGACCTGCTGCGCGAGGTCGGCGTCGATACGAAGGTGGTGCAGTCGCACAACCCTGACGGCACGCCGGGCGCTTGGGAGGTCATCGGTTCCAAAAACGTCAGCGAGGATGCGCCGACGGTGCTGCTGTACGCGCACCATGACGTGCAGCCGGTGCCGGATCCGAGCGTATGGAACACCGACCCGTTCGTCGGCACTGAAATCGACACGCGTCTGTACGGCCGCGGAGCCGCGGACGACGGCGGTGGAATCGCCATTCATTCCGGTGCGCTGAAAGCGCTTGAAGACGATCTGAAGGTGAACATCAAGGTGTTCATCGAAGGTGAGGAGGAGATGGGTTCTCCGAGCTTCATTCCGTTCATCGAAGAGCACCGGGACGAGTTCGCTTCCGATGTGATCATTGTGGCCGATTCGGGCAACTGGTCCGCTGAGATTCCGTCGCTGACCACGTCGCTGCGTGGCAACACCGATATTGATGTGCATGTCAAGGCGTTGGAACATCCGGTGCATTCCGGCCAGTATGGCGGCCCGATTCTTGACGCGAACACGCTGGCTGCGATGTTGATTTCCTCCATGTACGACGCCAATGGCGATTTGGCCGTGCCGGGCGTTGCGTCCGAGGAACCGGTTGGCGGCCTGCAGCGTGATATGGACGAGGCGACTGTGCGTGCCGACGCGGGCATCGTCGAATCGTATCGTCTTGCCGGCACCGGTTCGCTCGCCGCGCGTCTGTGGACGAAGCCCAGCGTCACCGTCATCGGGTTCGACGCGCATCCGGTGGAAGGATCCTTCAACGTCATCTCTCCTGAAACCACGTTCCGTCTGAGCTTGCGCACCGCGCCGAACCAGCGCCCGGAAGAGGCCCAGGAGGCGTTGGCCAAGTTCATGGTGGAGCATGCGCCGTTCGGTGCCGAAGTGTGGGTCGACAAGCTCGACAACGGCATGGGCTGGGCCATGGATCCGAACGCTGAGGCCACCAAGGACGCCATGGACGCCATGGAGGAA encodes:
- a CDS encoding tyrosine-type recombinase/integrase; the protein is MDETEHMPRYTLTLVDSTGAMEPLILMDDDLKSIAAKLEGRVSAKTRGRRPRGTGGISATPKGYRAYSTVTDPLTGKDHRVSGFGRTRSQAEARLKEKLAEFDRTHRVGYVRPPTVAEWMDHWLTDVCKPRLKPRTWGTYASVIANNIVPSIGAVRLDELKPAHFRRMERYVMDEQGKSSGTAGSAWRTLHKALEDAVLEGVIERNPAVKGTAPRVALKERAALTPEQAADLIAAETDDTWRLMWMLAFMTGMRQGERLGLTEDELRRDGDRLIILVEWQAQHLTKREVEGLPKGVECTPLGNGMYRTRPKTEKGRRAIPLPEALADQLLAYIERHGVNGDGLVFHDDRGLPLTGCVERRRWYRALDRVGLGHEYVPHSARHTTATILNRLGLDDVTRTAIMGHSRVSTTNEIYTHVELDRLVAATDGVERAIEG
- a CDS encoding helix-turn-helix domain-containing protein, encoding MSYTPERFMADSGITRDEVEAEKRRMLEEIRLYELKEARKAEHVTQKRLAQALGVSQKRISVIESGDVDHIKVDTLKRYLEGIGGTLHVTASLPGGKELRLV
- a CDS encoding type II toxin-antitoxin system RelE/ParE family toxin; translation: MWKVELEPIADWLNTLDHKSRVQILAAVSLLEEQGPDLKRPIVGKIKGSSLIPSMKELRPGSSGRSEIRILFVFDPKRKAIMLVGGDKQRKWDKWYRKAIPEAERRYLVWLEERYGKETDR
- a CDS encoding zeta toxin family protein, with translation MLDAGRLAYGAALAVPPVLSRLAMLERYYRDRSVGLPARWTPAEAHDNAVANLPATVRAVAASLLVDRLTVIDRDGGVLYDGADPDMFAGQWERGFHRPLSAVETADARMRLARIGSLRSVPGVGTALSDPVVASIRRSLDDLA
- the glnA gene encoding type I glutamate--ammonia ligase, with protein sequence MTALETKADAEALINKEGIEYVSVRFTDLIGVQQHFTVPASEFLKDAFTDGMPFDGSSVEGFQAINESDMKLVPDVSTAFIDPFRKHKTLDVAFSIVDPLTDEPYSRDPRQVAGKAEAYLKSTGIADTASFAPEAEFFIFDKVRFENSMQRSFYEVDSIEAPWNSGIDTEDDGTPNIAFKNRVKKGYFPVPPIDHTQDLRDDMVANLQKVGLILERSHHEVAGAGQQEINYRFNSLQHAGDDLMKYKYVVHETAALAGKAATFMPKPIAGDNGTGMHCHQSLWKDGKPLFYDEKNYGGLSDLARWYIGGLIKHSSSVLAFTNPSLNSYHRLVPGFEAPVNLVYSARNRSAAIRIPLAGTSPAAKRIEFRAPDPSCNPFLAFSAQLMAGLDGILNHIEPPAPVDKDLYELPPEEHAGIKQVPSSLAEAMDALEEDHDFLTAGDVFTDDLIDTWISIKRGEIDQARLAPTPLEYELYFHI
- a CDS encoding DUF4191 domain-containing protein produces the protein MADKAEKKKQKKQGTISQIIQIFKYTQAEDKALPWLCGGVFVAPIVVFVVLGVIFKWHVFSWILFMILAVMLGVLFATMMLTKRADKVGYAKIEGRPGAAVSVLGNISKAGFNFPQEPVWIDPKTKDAIWRGTGYNGIYLLGEGDYNRVKRAMDRQEQRIKGVTAGSEIPVYRMYVGTGANQTRLKDVRKTLLKFKSYQPTHHKNKLMAAIHPRTRFVLTKTELTVLNERLRTLQLKNGMSVPKGVDPMHPQRVSRRAMRGR
- a CDS encoding FAD-dependent oxidoreductase, encoding MVQQHFDIAIIGAGPGGYSTALRAAELGKSVALIERDGTLGGTCLNRGCIPSKALLTAVHSVETIHNAERMGINATLQSIDFGRLRDFRVSTVETMTKGLTGLLAHRGVTVFRGCAALQNAHTVRVTPAEGETQVSRSVEAGVFEPVETELAIDADDVVLATGSRPLALPGNPFAGALIDSTQALELNTLPSSAVIIGAGAVALEFASLWNAAGCEVTLLIRKDRVLSTWERRASMTLTRELKRRGVNVIARTAVDRVDTGANLGATVHYRQGDSDEDRTAYGEVVLAAIGRVPNTDADWFRSSGLKLDERGYVTVDGYGRTNLDGVWALGDITPGHALAHRAFEQGITIAEKIAGADPKPVLDDTVPQVVFSFPEAASVGLTLDQAKAREDVVEPKETAYPMLSNARMLMSGEGGSMTVVSGAFANNPDMQVVLGVHIVSPIASDLIAEAEQLVGNRVPLADAARLIHPHPTFSETLGEALLKADGRPLHTR
- a CDS encoding DUF3043 domain-containing protein, with the translated sequence MSLFTKKEEPAQENVESKAAQPTSGKGRPTPKRKDAQAQNLRPLVPKDREASRKAAKARMRERENAEYDAMQRGDINHMPKSERLPWRIYIRDYVDARFNLGEFFIPVAFIILIGSMVVTYKWPALALPLMLIMYVYLFAVIIDVAVMWHKLKKKLIEKFGEQSVAKGMRSGSYAWSRALQIRRWRLPKPRYPKRGHWPE
- a CDS encoding dipeptidase translates to MTALGAEEIRTRVESDFNRIVDVLNQKIALQSISAKGITADHMKRSAQFVADLLREVGVDTKVVQSHNPDGTPGAWEVIGSKNVSEDAPTVLLYAHHDVQPVPDPSVWNTDPFVGTEIDTRLYGRGAADDGGGIAIHSGALKALEDDLKVNIKVFIEGEEEMGSPSFIPFIEEHRDEFASDVIIVADSGNWSAEIPSLTTSLRGNTDIDVHVKALEHPVHSGQYGGPILDANTLAAMLISSMYDANGDLAVPGVASEEPVGGLQRDMDEATVRADAGIVESYRLAGTGSLAARLWTKPSVTVIGFDAHPVEGSFNVISPETTFRLSLRTAPNQRPEEAQEALAKFMVEHAPFGAEVWVDKLDNGMGWAMDPNAEATKDAMDAMEEAFGVAPVNKGEGGSIPFIPELQRIFPKAQVLVTGPEDPKANAHSPNESISLPALKNNVITEALLLDKLAK